In Gemmata obscuriglobus, a single genomic region encodes these proteins:
- a CDS encoding ISAzo13 family transposase (programmed frameshift), which produces MPFGETLTPALIEAANDLRGAQRRLFMARVVRALGPGGQRRAEEAFGWNRVTIRKGMRELNSGVVARDAFSARGRHRAEDRLPDIRDLVTSQSQADPRFRTLRLYTRLTAEEVRRQLVATKGYRADQLPQARTLRTKLNDLGFHPTKVLKCVPKKKIPQTDAIFARLKEINPQADASADTLRLSLDAKAGVQVGAYSRKGKNRVRTKAADHDFRAEEVLTPYGLLLPRDSDLWLYFTTSRVTSDFIVDILDRWWVQHQPRFPRVRTLVINQDNGPENKSRRTQFLKRMVALARQRRRLVRLAYYPPYHSKYNPIEHCWGVLENHWGGDLLDTREAVLGFARSMTWGGKHPTVEVLTDAYPKGVRLTKKEMAQVEDEVHRLPDLNDWFVDIPGHELPPLG; this is translated from the exons ATTCCGTTCGGCGAGACACTCACGCCCGCGTTGATCGAGGCGGCGAACGATCTGCGCGGGGCGCAACGACGGTTGTTCATGGCCCGGGTGGTGCGTGCGTTGGGTCCCGGCGGTCAACGCCGAGCCGAAGAGGCGTTCGGGTGGAACCGGGTCACCATCCGCAAGGGCATGCGGGAACTGAACTCGGGCGTCGTGGCCCGCGACGCGTTCTCGGCGCGAGGCCGGCACCGTGCCGAGGACCGATTGCCCGACATCCGGGACCTCGTCACCAGCCAGAGCCAGGCGGACCCGCGGTTCCGCACCCTGCGCCTGTATACCCGGCTGACGGCCGAAGAAGTGCGGCGTCAGCTGGTCGCCACGAAGGGGTACCGCGCGGACCAGTTGCCCCAGGCGCGAACCCTCCGCACCAAGCTCAACGACCTCGGGTTCCACCCGACCAAGGTTCTCAAGTGCGTGCCCA AAAAAAAGATCCCCCAGACCGATGCCATCTTCGCACGGCTGAAGGAGATCAACCCGCAGGCCGACGCTAGTGCCGACACGCTGCGGCTGTCGCTGGACGCGAAAGCCGGTGTTCAGGTGGGGGCGTACTCGCGCAAGGGCAAGAACCGAGTACGAACGAAGGCCGCGGACCACGACTTCCGGGCCGAAGAGGTCCTGACACCCTACGGGCTGTTGCTGCCGCGTGACAGCGACCTGTGGCTGTACTTCACGACGTCGCGGGTGACGAGCGATTTCATCGTGGACATCCTGGACCGCTGGTGGGTACAGCACCAGCCGCGCTTCCCGCGGGTCCGGACACTGGTCATCAACCAAGACAACGGGCCGGAGAACAAAAGCCGGCGAACCCAGTTCCTCAAGAGGATGGTGGCCTTGGCGCGTCAGCGGAGGCGGCTCGTGCGGCTGGCGTATTACCCGCCCTACCACAGCAAGTACAACCCGATCGAGCACTGCTGGGGGGTACTCGAGAACCACTGGGGCGGAGATCTGTTAGACACCCGCGAAGCGGTCCTCGGGTTCGCCCGGTCGATGACCTGGGGCGGCAAGCATCCCACCGTTGAGGTACTGACCGATGCCTACCCGAAGGGCGTCCGCTTGACGAAAAAGGAAATGGCGCAGGTCGAAGACGAGGTTCATCGGCTGCCGGATCTCAACGATTGGTTCGTGGACATCCCTGGCCACGAACTGCCTCCGTTGGGATAG
- a CDS encoding TraR/DksA family transcriptional regulator has translation MNSRKTNQYKRQLEKIADRVGRTAAALEEEVRMPLGGESAGGMSNAPLHLGDLGTHAFSQELDTTLLENETYLRDEAVAALGRIDDGTFGRCTSCGGDVGEERLDALPYVRQCVACAQAEQSGLPVNVNEGRPAAWLGAPGHEAKTEKPQRAVGRDLGADPTDVHAAGTPGGGAAVGGLAGTTVGDGSPDGANLQDAMGSGPLDDDTDEDELPAEAGSSGGAVGGTPANKRAGGAARKSRAAQPKARAKKSKE, from the coding sequence ATGAACAGCCGGAAAACCAATCAATACAAGCGGCAACTCGAAAAGATTGCGGACCGGGTCGGCCGGACCGCCGCGGCGCTGGAAGAAGAGGTTCGGATGCCGCTCGGGGGTGAGTCCGCGGGCGGCATGTCCAACGCGCCGTTGCACCTCGGCGATCTCGGCACGCACGCCTTTTCGCAGGAGCTTGATACCACGCTCCTTGAGAACGAGACCTACCTGCGTGACGAGGCCGTGGCCGCGCTCGGCCGGATCGACGACGGCACGTTCGGCCGCTGCACCTCGTGCGGCGGGGACGTTGGCGAGGAGCGCCTCGACGCGCTGCCGTACGTGCGGCAGTGCGTGGCGTGCGCGCAGGCCGAACAATCCGGGCTGCCGGTCAACGTGAACGAGGGGCGCCCGGCCGCGTGGCTGGGCGCACCGGGCCACGAGGCCAAGACCGAAAAGCCGCAGCGAGCGGTCGGCCGCGACCTCGGGGCGGACCCGACGGACGTTCACGCGGCCGGGACGCCCGGAGGCGGCGCCGCCGTCGGCGGGTTGGCCGGAACAACAGTGGGGGACGGCTCCCCCGACGGCGCGAACCTCCAGGACGCGATGGGCAGCGGCCCCCTCGACGACGACACCGACGAGGACGAACTGCCCGCAGAGGCGGGTTCGTCGGGCGGTGCGGTCGGCGGCACGCCTGCGAACAAGCGGGCCGGGGGCGCCGCTCGCAAGAGCCGGGCGGCGCAGCCGAAGGCGCGGGCGAAGAAGTCGAAGGAATAA
- a CDS encoding PAS domain-containing protein yields the protein MGREFDRSVLTGTVLLAVLVAASAASSIWHTHAVHVGEARVAHTQEVLTALGAVRAHIRDLEAAHRTFVLAGEEPPQALRAGEERALAALGELTQLTRDDRAQQDRIAEITDLFSAASRQLRVAAAARRERGPEAGRSAAEAGWADRLAALARGADEFEGAERDLLRTRRNESERAHSSALLSELAAAAIGLVALGLFVWLLRRGSRSRARAAAELIEQREWLRTALTSIGDGVIATDPAGRVTLMNPVAEQLTGWPAAAAAGRPLTEVFRIVNESTRVEVENPALRALAKGVIVGLANHTILIARGGAEHPIDDSAAPIRGPDGRINGAILVFRDITPRKLQEDARNRLAEALRLAVDAADLGTWVWDPVTDQLTMSDRAAQIYGVEPGCTHGRESMRGLIHPEYRDRSRDESRRAAATRTDYDMEYPLLGDCPVWVSARGRGVYAEDGSLVQMLGVVQDITARKTAEAALRASERRQRFLADLAAATQPLAAPGAVMGVSAKLLAEHLRADRCAYAEVEDESVFVITGDHPVGVPSIVGRWPVAAFGAECVRLMRANEPYVVADVATDPRIGPDDRSAYAATNIGAVICVPLHKHGRFTAAMAVHQRGPRAWAPAEIELVSTVAGRCWEALERARAVEAERRLHTEVAAERSRLEEVFRLAPAFMAVLRGPEHVFELANDRYSELVGGRALVGKTVRAALPEIEGQGFFEILDRVYRTGEPYLGSDVRAQVRTADGALTERILDFVYQPIRDAAGAVSGILVQGIDLTERHRAEIELIRVTAESERQRRLYETVLSNTPDLVYVFDLNHRFTYANEALLAMWGRTRADAIGKSCLEIGYEPWHAAMHDREIDQVAATRKAVRGEVPFTGTNGRRIYDYIFVPVLGANGEVEAVAGTTRDVTDRQAMEQELRDVDRRKDEFIALLAHELRNPLAPIRNELQVIRLAGTDSAARDRARAIMDRQLAHMVRIVDDLLDVSRINRNKMELRRARVPLAEVIASAVETARPQIDEAGHALEVELPPEPVFLNADLTRLAQVFSNLLTNSAKYTPRGGRVRISAAVVGDELVAAVRDNGIGVPAAALTTIFDMFSQVNRTTERSTGGLGIGLALVKGLTEMHGGTVTAASAGEGTGTTFTVRLPVAGAADERPAPDPAPGSDGPARPCRILVVDDNRDGAESMAEMLGLLGNDVRTAHDGLEAVAAAEAFRPEAILMDVGMPNLDGLGATRRIREQPWGAGVVIIALTGWGQDADRAKTRDAGCDGHLVKPVALDDLQKLLQDLRAGR from the coding sequence ATGGGTAGGGAGTTCGATCGCAGCGTCCTCACCGGCACGGTGCTGCTCGCGGTCCTCGTGGCCGCCAGCGCCGCCTCCTCGATCTGGCACACGCACGCGGTTCACGTCGGCGAAGCCCGGGTAGCTCACACCCAGGAAGTGCTCACGGCCCTTGGCGCCGTGCGTGCCCACATCCGCGACCTGGAAGCCGCCCATCGCACGTTCGTTCTGGCGGGTGAGGAGCCGCCCCAGGCGCTACGTGCCGGCGAAGAACGTGCCCTCGCGGCGCTCGGCGAACTCACGCAGCTCACACGCGACGACCGCGCCCAGCAAGACCGCATCGCCGAGATTACCGACCTCTTCTCCGCCGCCTCGCGGCAACTCCGCGTGGCGGCTGCGGCGCGAAGGGAGCGCGGACCCGAGGCCGGCCGCAGCGCCGCCGAAGCGGGGTGGGCGGACCGGCTCGCCGCACTTGCACGCGGGGCGGACGAGTTCGAGGGCGCCGAGCGTGACCTGCTCCGAACGCGGCGAAACGAGTCCGAACGGGCGCACTCCAGCGCGCTGCTCTCGGAACTGGCCGCGGCGGCCATCGGGTTGGTCGCGCTCGGGCTGTTCGTGTGGCTGCTGCGCCGCGGTTCCCGTTCGCGTGCCCGCGCCGCCGCCGAACTGATCGAACAGCGCGAGTGGCTCCGCACCGCCCTCACCAGCATCGGCGACGGCGTCATCGCGACCGACCCGGCCGGGCGCGTCACGCTGATGAACCCGGTCGCCGAGCAGCTCACCGGGTGGCCCGCCGCCGCCGCCGCCGGGCGCCCGCTCACCGAGGTGTTCCGCATCGTCAACGAGTCCACCCGCGTCGAGGTCGAGAACCCGGCCCTGCGGGCGCTGGCGAAGGGCGTCATCGTCGGGCTGGCGAACCACACCATCCTCATCGCCCGGGGCGGCGCCGAGCACCCGATCGACGACTCCGCGGCCCCGATCCGTGGCCCCGACGGCCGGATCAACGGGGCCATCCTGGTGTTCCGCGACATCACCCCGCGCAAGCTCCAGGAGGACGCGCGCAACCGGCTGGCGGAGGCGCTCCGGCTGGCCGTGGACGCCGCCGACCTGGGCACGTGGGTGTGGGACCCGGTCACGGACCAGCTCACCATGTCCGACCGGGCCGCCCAAATCTACGGCGTGGAGCCGGGTTGCACGCACGGGCGCGAGTCGATGCGCGGGCTCATCCACCCCGAGTACCGCGACCGGAGCCGGGACGAGTCCCGCCGTGCGGCCGCGACCCGGACCGATTACGACATGGAGTACCCGCTACTGGGAGACTGCCCGGTCTGGGTGTCGGCCCGCGGGCGCGGGGTGTACGCCGAGGACGGCTCGCTCGTTCAAATGCTGGGGGTCGTGCAGGACATCACCGCCCGGAAGACGGCCGAGGCGGCGCTGCGGGCGAGCGAGCGGCGCCAGCGGTTCCTGGCCGACCTCGCCGCCGCCACGCAACCGCTGGCCGCCCCGGGCGCGGTGATGGGCGTGAGCGCGAAGCTCCTGGCCGAACACCTGCGCGCCGACCGCTGCGCGTACGCCGAGGTCGAGGACGAGTCGGTGTTCGTCATCACCGGGGACCACCCCGTCGGGGTGCCGAGCATCGTCGGGCGGTGGCCGGTCGCGGCGTTCGGGGCCGAGTGCGTGCGGCTCATGCGTGCGAACGAGCCCTACGTGGTCGCCGACGTCGCGACCGACCCGCGGATCGGGCCGGACGACCGGTCCGCCTACGCCGCAACCAACATCGGGGCCGTGATCTGCGTGCCGCTCCACAAACATGGGCGGTTCACCGCGGCGATGGCCGTTCACCAGCGCGGGCCGCGGGCCTGGGCGCCGGCCGAGATCGAACTCGTGTCCACCGTGGCGGGCCGGTGCTGGGAGGCCCTGGAGCGGGCGCGGGCGGTGGAGGCGGAGCGCCGGCTCCACACCGAAGTGGCGGCCGAGCGGAGCCGGTTGGAAGAAGTGTTTCGGCTCGCCCCGGCGTTCATGGCCGTGCTGCGCGGCCCGGAGCACGTGTTCGAGCTGGCGAACGACCGGTACTCCGAACTGGTCGGCGGGCGCGCGCTGGTCGGCAAGACGGTCCGCGCGGCCCTCCCCGAGATCGAGGGGCAGGGCTTCTTCGAGATCCTCGACCGGGTGTACCGCACCGGCGAGCCGTATCTGGGCAGTGACGTCCGGGCCCAGGTCCGAACCGCCGACGGGGCGCTCACCGAGCGCATCCTGGATTTCGTGTACCAGCCCATCCGGGACGCCGCCGGGGCCGTGTCCGGCATCCTGGTCCAGGGCATCGACCTGACCGAACGGCACCGGGCGGAGATCGAGCTGATCCGGGTCACGGCCGAGTCCGAGCGGCAGCGGCGGCTGTACGAGACGGTTCTGTCTAACACGCCGGACTTGGTGTACGTGTTCGACCTGAACCACCGGTTCACCTACGCCAACGAGGCGCTGCTGGCGATGTGGGGCCGCACCCGCGCCGACGCGATTGGCAAAAGCTGTTTGGAAATCGGGTACGAGCCGTGGCACGCCGCGATGCACGACCGCGAAATCGACCAGGTGGCGGCCACCCGGAAGGCGGTCCGCGGCGAGGTGCCGTTCACCGGCACCAACGGGCGCCGCATCTACGACTACATCTTCGTGCCGGTGCTGGGCGCCAACGGCGAAGTGGAGGCGGTCGCCGGCACCACCCGCGACGTGACCGACCGCCAGGCGATGGAACAGGAGCTGCGCGACGTGGACCGCCGGAAGGACGAGTTCATCGCGCTGCTCGCGCACGAGCTGCGCAACCCGCTCGCGCCGATCCGCAACGAGCTCCAGGTGATCCGCCTCGCCGGCACCGATTCCGCCGCCCGGGACCGCGCCCGGGCGATCATGGACCGCCAGTTGGCGCACATGGTGCGCATAGTGGACGACCTGCTCGACGTGTCGCGCATCAACCGCAACAAAATGGAGCTGCGCCGCGCCCGGGTGCCCCTGGCCGAGGTGATCGCCAGCGCGGTCGAGACGGCCCGCCCGCAGATCGACGAGGCCGGGCACGCGCTCGAAGTCGAGTTGCCGCCCGAGCCGGTGTTCCTGAACGCGGACCTGACCCGGCTCGCGCAGGTGTTCTCGAACCTGCTGACCAACAGCGCCAAGTACACCCCGCGGGGCGGGCGCGTTCGGATCTCGGCCGCCGTCGTCGGGGACGAACTGGTGGCCGCGGTGCGCGACAACGGGATCGGCGTTCCGGCCGCCGCGCTGACGACCATTTTCGACATGTTCTCCCAAGTGAACCGCACAACCGAGCGCAGCACCGGCGGGCTGGGCATCGGGCTGGCGCTCGTTAAAGGGTTGACCGAGATGCACGGCGGAACGGTGACGGCCGCGAGTGCCGGTGAGGGGACCGGGACCACGTTCACCGTGCGACTGCCGGTGGCCGGTGCCGCGGACGAGCGGCCGGCCCCCGACCCCGCGCCCGGCTCCGATGGCCCAGCGCGACCGTGCCGGATACTGGTCGTGGACGACAACCGCGACGGGGCCGAATCAATGGCCGAGATGCTCGGGCTGCTCGGCAACGACGTGCGCACCGCGCACGACGGGTTGGAGGCGGTTGCGGCGGCCGAGGCGTTCCGGCCCGAAGCGATCCTGATGGACGTCGGGATGCCGAACCTTGACGGGCTCGGCGCCACCCGGCGCATCCGCGAGCAGCCGTGGGGCGCGGGGGTCGTCATCATCGCGTTAACCGGCTGGGGGCAGGACGCGGACCGCGCGAAGACCCGCGACGCCGGGTGCGACGGCCACCTGGTGAAGCCGGTCGCGCTCGACGACCTGCAAAAACTCCTTCAGGACCTTCGCGCAGGACGGTGA
- a CDS encoding S8 family serine peptidase yields MGLSHRSTVARARLSIEHLEDRLTPAATSPTLDLPRLVATGAVAADRVTVVLDQGTSAAALARAPFARGVESLGFGIYSVTLTPGTDLGGALAYYGATAGVTVAAPDELVRVDGVPNDPTYGSLYGMTKISAPAAWDVTTGNRSFVVAVIDSGVDYTHPDLAANIWTNAGEIPGNGVDDDGNGYVDDVHGWDFANNDNDPMDDNNHGTHVAGTIGASGNNGIGVAGVNWAVQIMPLKFLGASGGGYTSNAIRALDYAVRMGVKVSNNSWGGGAYTAAMAAAIGRARGAGHIFVAAAGNEAKNIDTNPSYPASYIRSYDNVVTVAATDSSDRLANFSNYGAGSVTLAAPGVGIYSTTPNNTYSSFSGTSMATPHVTGAIALYWSANPGLTYQQVISQLKSAVDPVAGLSGKVATAGRLNVAKMFGLAPPAPGGTTPTPQPTVAPPVVVGAPVGTELVRVLGEGGVTKLVLDPHPGFVGGVAAAAGDVTGDGVADVVTAATYGGHVKAFDGVTGAEIRSFYGFAGYQGPISLAVGDLNGDGVGDLIVAANLNGHVKVFDGKTGELTFSVLVYNGYFGSIAVSAADLDGDGRNELVTAADGGAGVHVKAFTAGTMVVRDSFLATAPGTGTGFSVSAGDIDGDGIAELLVSQGARVRVLDARTKAARADFFAFEPGTTDRVTVQAGRYDSPDRADVVAVREVGARALVSVFRGTNFAALDSFFAGTR; encoded by the coding sequence ATGGGCTTATCGCACCGCTCGACCGTCGCTCGCGCACGCCTCAGTATTGAGCACCTGGAAGACCGGCTCACACCGGCCGCCACGAGCCCGACCCTGGACCTGCCCCGACTGGTGGCGACCGGCGCCGTCGCCGCGGACCGGGTCACGGTGGTGCTCGACCAGGGCACGAGCGCGGCCGCGCTCGCACGGGCGCCGTTCGCCCGCGGGGTCGAATCGCTCGGGTTCGGGATCTACAGCGTCACCCTCACCCCGGGCACCGACCTGGGCGGCGCGCTGGCCTACTACGGTGCGACCGCCGGCGTGACCGTGGCCGCGCCGGACGAGCTCGTCCGGGTGGACGGGGTGCCGAACGACCCGACTTACGGCTCCCTGTACGGGATGACGAAGATCAGCGCCCCGGCCGCATGGGACGTGACCACGGGCAACCGCAGCTTCGTGGTGGCGGTGATCGACAGCGGCGTGGACTACACCCACCCGGACCTGGCCGCGAACATCTGGACCAACGCGGGGGAGATCCCGGGCAACGGGGTCGACGACGACGGCAACGGGTACGTGGACGACGTGCACGGGTGGGACTTCGCGAACAACGACAACGACCCGATGGACGACAACAACCACGGCACCCACGTGGCCGGCACCATCGGCGCGAGTGGGAACAACGGGATCGGCGTCGCCGGCGTGAACTGGGCGGTGCAGATCATGCCGCTCAAGTTCCTCGGGGCCTCCGGGGGCGGCTACACCAGCAACGCGATCCGCGCACTGGATTACGCCGTGCGAATGGGGGTGAAGGTGTCGAACAACAGTTGGGGCGGGGGCGCGTACACCGCCGCGATGGCCGCCGCGATCGGCCGGGCGCGGGGCGCCGGACACATCTTCGTCGCCGCCGCCGGGAACGAAGCCAAGAACATCGACACGAACCCCAGCTACCCGGCCAGTTACATCCGGAGCTACGACAACGTGGTTACGGTCGCGGCCACCGACAGCAGCGACCGGCTCGCCAACTTCTCGAACTACGGGGCCGGGTCGGTCACCCTGGCGGCCCCGGGGGTCGGCATCTACAGCACCACCCCGAACAACACGTACAGCAGCTTCAGCGGGACCTCAATGGCGACCCCGCACGTCACCGGGGCCATCGCGCTGTACTGGAGCGCGAACCCGGGGCTGACGTACCAGCAGGTCATCAGCCAGTTGAAGAGCGCCGTCGACCCGGTCGCGGGCCTGAGCGGAAAGGTCGCAACCGCGGGCCGGCTGAACGTCGCGAAGATGTTCGGGCTCGCCCCCCCGGCCCCGGGGGGCACGACCCCGACGCCTCAGCCGACGGTCGCGCCGCCCGTGGTGGTCGGCGCTCCGGTCGGCACGGAACTGGTCCGCGTGCTCGGCGAAGGTGGCGTCACGAAACTCGTACTCGACCCGCACCCGGGGTTCGTCGGGGGGGTCGCCGCCGCCGCCGGGGACGTGACCGGTGACGGGGTCGCCGATGTGGTCACCGCCGCGACTTACGGCGGGCACGTCAAGGCGTTCGACGGCGTAACGGGGGCCGAGATCCGCAGCTTCTACGGGTTCGCCGGGTACCAGGGGCCGATCAGCCTCGCGGTCGGGGATCTGAACGGGGACGGCGTCGGCGACCTCATCGTCGCGGCCAACCTGAACGGGCACGTCAAGGTGTTCGACGGCAAGACCGGGGAACTGACCTTCAGCGTGCTGGTGTACAACGGCTACTTCGGGTCGATCGCGGTGTCGGCGGCCGATTTGGACGGGGACGGGCGCAACGAACTGGTGACCGCCGCGGACGGCGGGGCCGGGGTCCACGTGAAGGCGTTCACCGCCGGCACGATGGTGGTGCGCGACTCGTTCCTGGCCACCGCCCCGGGAACGGGCACCGGGTTCAGCGTTTCGGCCGGCGACATCGACGGGGACGGGATCGCGGAACTGCTGGTGTCGCAAGGGGCGCGGGTGCGGGTGCTGGACGCGCGAACCAAGGCCGCACGGGCCGACTTCTTCGCGTTCGAGCCGGGCACCACGGACCGGGTGACCGTGCAAGCCGGGCGGTACGACTCCCCGGACCGCGCCGACGTGGTTGCCGTCCGCGAGGTCGGGGCACGCGCCCTGGTGAGCGTGTTCCGCGGAACGAACTTCGCCGCGCTGGATTCATTCTTCGCCGGCACCCGCTGA
- a CDS encoding Gfo/Idh/MocA family protein, with the protein MGQKNVRYAVVGTGWFAQEAILPAFQNATEHSKLAAIVSGDPVKQKEVGERYGVPAYGYEQYGDLLESGSIDAVYIALPNAMHKEYTLRAAKHKIHVLTEKPMAANAAECREMVAACSDAGVKLMVAYRLHFESGNLTAIDHIKSGKIGEPRLFSSVFTQEIQEGNTRLDADLAGSPLMDIGIYCINAARYLFQDDPIEVTGFAASSGETKFREVPEMVTAVLRFPKDRLASFTCGFGEARVSEYRVVGTAGDLRMQTGYTFRGAIQMHLTDEKGETRTTEFGERDQVGPEIEYFSECVLRNREPEPNGLEGLADLIIIDAINEACATGRAVKLPPFAQKPRPSLRQEYKMPKVSAPGLVNAASPGG; encoded by the coding sequence ATGGGTCAGAAGAACGTGCGCTACGCGGTGGTCGGCACGGGCTGGTTCGCTCAGGAGGCGATCCTCCCGGCGTTCCAGAATGCGACCGAGCATTCCAAACTCGCGGCAATCGTCTCCGGTGATCCGGTGAAGCAGAAAGAGGTGGGCGAGCGGTACGGCGTACCGGCCTACGGGTACGAGCAGTACGGCGACCTGCTCGAAAGCGGGAGCATCGACGCGGTGTACATTGCACTGCCCAACGCAATGCACAAGGAGTACACGCTCCGCGCCGCGAAGCACAAGATCCACGTGCTCACCGAGAAACCGATGGCCGCGAACGCGGCCGAGTGCCGCGAGATGGTCGCCGCGTGCAGCGACGCCGGCGTCAAACTGATGGTCGCGTACCGGCTACACTTCGAGTCCGGAAACCTGACCGCCATCGATCACATCAAGAGCGGCAAGATCGGGGAGCCGCGGCTGTTCAGTTCGGTGTTCACACAAGAGATTCAAGAAGGGAACACGCGCCTCGACGCCGACCTCGCCGGCAGCCCCCTGATGGACATCGGCATCTACTGCATCAACGCCGCCCGCTACCTGTTCCAGGACGATCCGATCGAAGTGACCGGGTTCGCCGCGAGCAGCGGGGAGACGAAGTTCCGCGAGGTGCCCGAGATGGTGACCGCGGTGCTGCGGTTCCCAAAAGACCGCCTGGCGAGCTTCACGTGCGGGTTCGGTGAGGCCCGGGTGTCCGAGTACCGCGTGGTCGGAACCGCCGGCGACCTGCGGATGCAAACGGGGTACACGTTCCGCGGCGCGATCCAGATGCACCTGACCGACGAAAAAGGCGAAACGCGAACGACCGAGTTCGGGGAGCGCGACCAGGTCGGACCGGAGATCGAGTACTTCTCCGAATGCGTGCTCCGGAACCGCGAGCCCGAGCCGAACGGGCTAGAAGGGCTCGCGGATCTGATCATCATCGACGCGATTAACGAGGCGTGCGCGACGGGCCGCGCGGTGAAGTTGCCGCCGTTCGCGCAGAAACCGCGGCCGTCGCTCAGGCAAGAGTACAAGATGCCGAAAGTCTCGGCCCCCGGACTGGTCAACGCCGCGTCCCCGGGCGGGTAA
- a CDS encoding DNA topoisomerase IB encodes MTRAAVTIRVKRTVTTRVTVETVFKFAARVSHSSDDRPGIRRERVRGGFRYRAPSGELICDTATLARIRSLAIPPAWEQVWICASPRGHVQATGRDARGRKQYRYHPAFRSSREGDKFGRVAAFGATLPKIRKRIEADLRRPGLPKQKVLAAVVKLLDHTHLRVGNAEYVKANKSFGLSTLCDRHVSFTSGSVRVQFRGKSGVRHERKVSDKRLARVVRSCRDLPGQHLFQYRTPDNEVRKIGSADVNAYIRAAAGGAFTAKDFRTWAGTVVALQLARDLPAPESRTAAEKAFVGVIEGVAAVLGNTPAVCRKSYVHPRVLEEFAAGALLHSRQRSGLSPAESGLLHLLTSDRS; translated from the coding sequence ATGACTCGGGCCGCCGTAACGATTCGTGTGAAGCGCACCGTCACGACACGCGTGACGGTCGAAACCGTGTTCAAGTTCGCGGCCCGGGTGTCGCACTCGTCCGACGATCGGCCCGGTATCCGCCGCGAGCGCGTCCGTGGCGGGTTCCGTTACCGCGCACCGAGCGGGGAACTCATTTGTGACACCGCGACGCTCGCACGCATCCGGTCGCTCGCGATCCCCCCGGCGTGGGAGCAGGTGTGGATTTGCGCCAGTCCGCGCGGGCACGTCCAGGCCACAGGGCGCGACGCCCGCGGGCGCAAGCAGTACCGCTACCACCCCGCGTTCCGGTCCTCGCGCGAGGGGGACAAGTTCGGCCGGGTCGCGGCGTTCGGGGCGACGCTGCCCAAGATCCGAAAACGAATTGAAGCCGACCTGCGGCGGCCCGGGCTCCCAAAACAAAAGGTGCTTGCGGCGGTTGTGAAGTTGCTGGACCACACGCACCTGCGGGTCGGCAACGCCGAGTACGTAAAGGCGAACAAATCGTTCGGGCTGAGCACGTTGTGCGACCGGCACGTTTCATTCACGAGCGGTTCGGTGCGCGTGCAGTTCCGCGGCAAGAGCGGCGTGCGGCACGAGCGCAAGGTGAGCGACAAGCGGCTGGCCCGGGTGGTCCGCTCGTGCCGCGACTTACCCGGCCAACACCTCTTTCAGTACCGCACCCCGGACAACGAGGTGCGCAAGATCGGCTCCGCGGACGTGAACGCGTACATCCGCGCCGCGGCCGGGGGCGCGTTCACCGCAAAGGACTTCCGCACCTGGGCGGGCACGGTCGTCGCGCTCCAACTGGCAAGGGATCTGCCGGCGCCGGAATCGCGAACCGCCGCCGAAAAGGCGTTCGTGGGCGTTATCGAAGGCGTGGCCGCGGTGCTGGGTAACACGCCCGCGGTGTGCCGTAAGAGTTACGTCCACCCGCGCGTACTGGAGGAGTTTGCCGCCGGCGCGCTCCTGCACTCGCGGCAGCGGTCCGGGCTGTCGCCCGCGGAGAGCGGGCTGCTCCACTTGTTGACCAGCGATCGGAGCTGA